In Tripterygium wilfordii isolate XIE 37 chromosome 15, ASM1340144v1, whole genome shotgun sequence, one DNA window encodes the following:
- the LOC120015921 gene encoding putative glucose-6-phosphate 1-epimerase: MDHSGTERAALVEVTKDKFGIDQVLLRNTRGASVRVSLHGGQVRSWRNERGEELLFTSSKANLKPPNPVRGGIPICFPQFGNRGTLEQHGFARNRIWVIDDNPPPLHPNESNSKTFIDLLLKPYEDDLKIWPHSFEFRLRVALTAEGNLTMISRVRNINCKPFSFSIAYHTYFSISDISEVRIEGLETLDYLDNLCKRERFTEQGDALTFEFEVDRVYLSSSDVVAVFDHEKKRTFIIKKEGLPDVVVWNPWEKKAKALADFGDEEYKQMLCVDGAAIEKPITLKPGEEWKGRLELAVVPSS; the protein is encoded by the exons ATGGATCATTCTGGGACAGAGAGAGCAGCACTAGTTGAAGTTACAAAGGATAAATTTGGAATTGATCAGGTTTTGCTTCGAAATACTCGAGGGGCTTCAGTGAGG GTTAGCTTGCATGGAGGACAGGTTCGTTCATGGAGAAATGAAAGGGGAGAAGAATTGTTATTTACTAGTAGTAAG GCAAATTTGAAGCCACCAAATCCAGTGCGAGGAGGAATCCCTATTTGCTTTCCACAG TTTGGAAACCGAGGAACACTAGAGCAACATGGATTTGCAAGGAACAGGATTTGGGTCATTGATGATAATCCACCACCACTGCATCCAAATGAAAGCAATAGCAAAACCTTCATAGACTTGCTACTCAAACCATATGAGGATGACCTTAAGATTTGGCCTCATAG TTTTGAGTTCCGTCTTAGGGTGGCTCTTACAGCAGAGGGGAATCTAACGATGATTTCACGCGTCAGAAATATCAATTGCAAACCATTTAGTTTTTCAATTGCATATCATACTTATTTCTCCATCTCTGATATCAG TGAAGTGAGGATAGAGGGATTGGAGACGCTTGACTATCTTGACAACTTATGTAAGAGAGAGCGCTTCACGGAACAAGGGGATGCGTTGACTTTCGAATTTGAG GTAGATCGGGTGTATCTTAGTTCTTCTGATGTGGTTGCAGTATTTGACCATGAAAAGAAGAGAACATTTATCATAAAAAAGGAAGGACTCCCAGATGTTG TGGTCTGGAATCCATGGGAGAAGAAGGCAAAAGCTTTGGCAGATTTTGGGGATGAAGAGTACAAGCAGATGCTGTGTGTTGATGGGGCTGCGATTGAGAAACCAATCACGTTGAAGCCTGGTGAAGAATGGAAAGGCCGATTAGAACTCGCTGTTGTGCCTTCAAGTTGA
- the LOC119979971 gene encoding uncharacterized protein LOC119979971, with amino-acid sequence MEDRHSLLLRRCSEEQGDMFAILPDDFAYHIIKSLSVEDLLRLSFVSKRCRNLCLSTPNVSINSHNPVTIRGLNYRFGFINSLNRFMDQRHHGRTKICTFNLSWSLSGSSISSEEFFFLKYLNQAVDCSVEEIGLSVIHPPGKPFELPLFVLQCKSLRRLSVNTNGCLLKFPSLYAGFSSVESLSIESVLLDNDFCKDWIPGFFKSIRELEIKSFLGMETISITSNSLESVTISDLRNTGLSHLTIVAEKLQKLNIVWYPPVNTVTSSFKINSPNLVDFRYVGEPVRCYHCLGGLARVDNVVFDLRMPNQLALNPTSHNMRELLQSVGSTRGLNLLGQSLEMFSSMRLGFPILFNNLENLTLTVDGFDDHHVPFVASLLRGTPNLTKLHISSGFSEDILFHMQYWQSQKIMFHQLSILTVSYQKGHNILELVKYLAAHAEKLRVIVIRCLNPILLDSFIDVLRNKKASTTVYFIYYSSVGCESVTCVDASHKSPFSCAKTTYVRTNAPFGFDLSQL; translated from the exons ATGGAAGACCGCCATTCCCTCCTTCTCCGCCGTTGTTCAG AAGAACAAGGGGACATGTTCGCTATTCTTCCAGATGATTTTGCTTACCACATTATTAAGTCACTCAGTGTGGAAGACCTCCTTCGACTCAGTTTCGTCtccaaaagatgtagaaatttGTGCTTGTCGACCCCAAATGTGAGTATTAACAGTCACAATCCTGTGACCATTCGTGGTTTGAATTATCGATTTGGGTTTATAAATTCTCTTAATAGGTTCATGGATCAACGACATCATGGTAGGACTAAGATATGTACTTTTAACCTCTCTTGGTCCTTATCGGGAAGTAGTATTTCTTCTGAGGAATTCTTCTTCCTTAAGTATTTGAATCAAGCTGTAGATTGCAGTGTTGAAGAGATTGGACTTAGTGTGATCCATCCTCCCGGAAAACCTTTTGAATTGCCTTTGTTTGTTTTGCAATGCAAATCTTTGAGGAGACTTTCTGTTAATACCAATGGTTGTCTTCTCAAGTTTCCCTCTCTATATGCTGGTTTCAGTTCAGTTGAGTCCTTGAGCATAGAATCTGTTCTTTTAGACAATGACTTCTGTAAGGATTGGATTCCGGGATTTTTCAAGTCCATCAGGGAACTAGAAATTAAATCCTTTCTAGGGATGGAAACTATTAGTATTACTAGCAACTCACTTGAATCTGTTACCATCAGTGATTTGAGAAACACTGGCTTGTCTCATCTTACAATTGTAGCTGAAAAACTTCAAAAACTTAATATAGTGTGGTATCCTCCTgttaatacagtcacatcatcTTTCAAAATCAATTCTCCCAACCTAGTTGATTTTAGGTATGTCGGAGAGCCTGTGAGATGTTATCATTGTTTGGGGGGACTAGCACGTGTAGATAATGTGGTTTTTGATTTGCGAATGCCCAACCAACTAGCCTTGAATCCTACCTCTCATAACATGCGGGAGTTGCTTCAGAGTGTTGGCAGCACCagaggtcttaacttgttagGCCAGTCACTGgag ATGTTTTCATCAATGAGACTTGGCTTCCCAATTTTATTCAATAATTTGGAGAACTTAACTTTAACTGTTGATGGCTTTGATGATCATCATGTCCCATTTGTGGCCTCTCTTCTCAGAGGAACACCTAATCTGACAAAACTCCACATATCATCTGGCTTCTCAGAGGACATTTTGTTTCATATGCAATATTGGCAATCTCAAAAGATAATGTTTCATCAATTGAGTATTCTGACGGTCTCCTATCAAAAAGGGCACAATATACTAGAATTGGTGAAATATTTGGCAGCACATGCGGAGAAATTGAGAGTGATTGTAATTCGATGTTTAAATCCCATCCTGCTCGATTCTTTTATCGACGTACTCAGGAACAAGAAGGCTTCTACAACAGTCTATTTTATCTATTATTCAAGTGTTGGTTGTGAAAGCGTTACATGTGTAGATGCTTCTCATAAATCACCCTTTTCTTGTGCCAAAACTACTTATGTGCGCACTAATGCCCCGTTTGGTTTCGATTTATCGCAATTGTAA
- the LOC120016459 gene encoding V-type proton ATPase subunit E-like, with product MNDTDVSKQIQQMVRFIRQEAEEKANEISVSAEEEFNIEKLQLVEAEKKKIRQEYERKQKQVEVRKKIEYSMQLNASRIKVLQAQDDVVNSMKDAAAKDLLQVSHDHHGYKRLLKDLIVQSMLRLKEPAVLLRCRKEDLHLVESVLKSAREEYAEKANVHSPEILVDTNVYLPPAPSHHNLHGLHCSGGVVLASRDGKIVFENTLDARLDVVFGKKLPEIRKWMFGQVIA from the exons ATGAACGATACCGATGTGTCGAAGCAGATCCAGCAGATGGTCAGATTCATCCGCCAGGAAGCGGAGGAGAAGGCAAATGAGATCTCGGTCTCCGCTGAGGAG GAATTCAACATCGAGAAGTTGCAGCTGGTAGAGGCAGAGAAGAAAAAGATCAGGCAAGAGTACGAGCGTAAACAGAAACAAGTAGAAGTTCGAAAGAAGAT CGAGTACTCAATGCAGCTCAATGCTTCCCGGATCAAGGTACTTCAAGCTCAAGATGATGTGGTCAATTCCATGAAAGATGCAGCAGCAAAGGACCTCCTACAAGTTAGCCATGATCATCATGGTTACAAAAGGCTTTTGAAAGATCTTATTGTTCAG AGCATGTTGAGGCTGAAAGAGCCTGCTGTCTTATTGCGTTGCCGGAAAGAAGATCTGCATTTGGTGGAGTCTGTGCTGAAATCAGCAAGAGAGGAGTACGCAGAGAAAGCAAATGTTCACTCACCAGAGATATTAGTTGACACCAATGTCTATCTTCCGCCTGCTCCCTCCCATCACAATTTGCATGGCCTGCATTG cTCTGGAGGAGTTGTGTTGGCTTCTCGAGATGGGAAGATTGTTTTTGAGAACACACTTGATGCGCGCTTGGACGTTGTATTTGGTAAAAAGCTACCAGAG ATCCGAAAATGGATGTTTGGTCAGGTCATTGCATAA
- the LOC120016458 gene encoding 6-phosphogluconate dehydrogenase, decarboxylating 1, chloroplastic-like produces the protein MEASQALSRIGLAGLAVMGQNLALNIAEKGFPITVYNRTGSKVDETLVRAHEEGQLPLTGKYTPRDFVLSLQRPRSVIILVKAGAPVDQTIAALADHMEPGDTIIDGGNEWYENTERRMQEAASRGLLYLGMGVSGGEEGARQGPSLMPGGSFQAYNNINDILQKVAAQVEDGPCVTYIGEGGSGNFVKMVHNGIEYGDMQLISEAYDVLKNVGGLTNAELAEIFDEWNKGELESFLIEITADIFKVKDEHGDGELVDKILDKTGMKGTGKWTVQQAAELSVAAPTIAASLDCRYLSGLKEERENAAEVLKEAGLKEEVGSVRSGVDKKRLIDDVRQALYASKICSYAQGMNLLRAKSNEKGWNLNFGELARIWKGGCIIRAVFLDRIKKAYQRNPNLASLVVDPEFAREMVQRQAAWRRVVGLAISAGISTPGMCASLSYFDTYRRARLPANLVQAQRDLFGAHTYERVDRPGSFHTEWTKLARNTNAGVGAFN, from the coding sequence ATGGAGGCGTCACAAGCTCTTTCTCGCATAGGTCTCGCCGGCCTCGCTGTCATGGGCCAGAATCTGGCTCTCAACATCGCCGAGAAGGGCTTCCCAATCACTGTCTACAACCGTACTGGTTCCAAAGTCGACGAGACTCTCGTCCGGGCACATGAAGAGGGTCAGCTACCTCTCACCGGCAAATATACTCCTCGCGACTTCGTCCTCTCTCTCCAGCGTCCCCGATCCGTTATAATCCTTGTCAAGGCCGGAGCACCTGTTGACCAGACCATTGCTGCTCTCGCGGACCATATGGAACCCGGTGACACCATTATCGACGGCGGGAATGAGTGGTATGAGAATACTGAGCGCCGGATGCAGGAGGCTGCCAGTAGAGGTCTTCTCTATCTAGGCATGGGGGTATCTGGCGGCGAGGAAGGTGCTCGTCAAGGCCCGTCCTTGATGCCCGGCGGATCTTTCCAGGCTTACAATAACATCAATGATATTCTCCAGAAGGTCGCCGCGCAAGTGGAGGATGGACCTTGTGTGACCTACATTGGCGAAGGGGGTTCTGGTAATTTCGTCAAGATGGTCCACAATGGAATTGAGTATGGTGACATGCAGCTGATATCTGAGGCCTACGATGTGTTGAAGAATGTTGGTGGGCTAACCAACGCGGAATTGGCAGAGATTTTTGATGAGTGGAATAAGGGGGAACTGGAAAGTTTCTTGATTGAAATCACCGCCGATATTTTCAAAGTGAAGGATGAACACGGAGATGGTGAATTGGTGGATAAGATTCTGGACAAGACTGGAATGAAGGGCACTGGTAAATGGACCGTACAACAGGCAGCGGAGCTGTCGGTGGCTGCACCAACTATTGCGGCTTCCCTGGACTGTAGGTACCTGAGTGGGCTGAAGGAGGAGAGGGAGAATGCGGCAGAGGTTTTGAAAGAAGCAGGACTGAAGGAGGAGGTGGGGTCTGTGAGGAGTGGAGTTGACAAGAAGAGGTTGATTGATGATGTGAGACAGGCATTGTACGCGTCCAAGATTTGTAGTTATGCGCAAGGCATGAATTTATTGAGGGCGAAGAGCAATGAGAAGGGTTGGAATTTGAATTTTGGAGAGTTGGCGAGGATCTGGAAGGGAGGATGCATCATTAGAGCTGTCTTCTTGGATAGGATTAAGAAGGCTTATCAGAGGAATCCCAATTTGGCGAGCTTGGTTGTTGACCCAGAGTTTGCCAGGGAGATGGTTCAGAGGCAGGCTGCTTGGAGGAGAGTTGTTGGGTTGGCTATCTCAGCTGGTATTAGCACACCTGGTATGTGTGCTAGTCTTTCTTATTTTGATACTTATAGGCGTGCCAGGCTCCCAGCAAACCTTGTCCAGGCCCAGAGGGACTTGTTTGGGGCGCATAcctatgagagagttgatcgACCAGGTTCATTTCATACAGAATGGACTAAACTTGCTAGGAACACTAATGCTGGTGTTGGCGCATTTAATTGA
- the LOC120016050 gene encoding uncharacterized protein LOC120016050, whose protein sequence is MLEMLEVGPCKDGYEMGFLIGQRFSNLIRSRLSSDLILQTQLRPFAKSPESKPLIEALCLNNSNKFPRYWDELQGTADGSGVPILDILLINFRKEILPFVPKKLANSVDDGPDDCSDVLVVSDAMAVAAHNEDANVALIGHTYLIKGTMSSGVSFIAYTYAGELPSCAFGFNSHGLAFTLNSVPPSQDEIAAGGIGRNFVSRDLLEAMSIEDGLTRICSSGISVGHSYNLIDMNTRKILNVESASGNRISVHTVGPTPFFHANMYLHLQVEQVHDENSISRQKRAAALPNGSKDEILSILGDTEDTRYPIYMTGPMLHTLCTAIIDLDEQTLSIIEGNPKKGEVSHVFSVSKEFNVS, encoded by the exons ATGTTAGAGATGCTTGAAGTTGGGCCATGCAAAGATGGTTACGAGATGGGATTTCTGATAGGTCAAAGGTTCTCTAATTTGATAAGGAGCAGGTTGTCCAGTGACCTAATTCTGCAAACCCAGCTACGACCATTCGCTAAATCCCCTGAATCAAAACCACTCATTGAAGCACTCTGCCTTAACAACAGCAATAAGTTCCCGAGGTACTGGGACGAGCTACAAGGGACTGCAGACGGCAGTGGTGTGCCAATTCTTGAT ATACTATTGATTAACTTCAGGAAGGAGATTCTCCCGTTTGTTCCAAAGAAGTTGGCAAATTCAGTTGATGATGGTCCGGATGATTGTTCTGATGTTCTTGTTGTTAGCGATGCAATGGCCGTTGCGGCACACAACGAAGACGCTAATGTTGCCCTTATTGGTCACAC GTACCTCATCAAGGGAACTATGTCCAGCGGAGTATCTTTCATTGCTTATACATATGCAGGAGAGCTTCCGAGCTGTGCATTTGGATTCAATAGCCATGGACTG GCATTTACATTGAATTCAGTTCCTCCGTCCCAAGATGAGATCGCTGCTGGTGGAATTGGACGAAATTTCGTCTCCCGCGACCTCCTTGAAGCAATGAGCATTGAAGATGGATTAACA AGAATATGTTCATCCGGAATTTCTGTAGGGCACAGTTACAATCTAATCGACATGAATACACGTAAGATCTTGAATGTTGAATCTGCTTCAGGGAACCGGATTTCAGTTCATACAGTTGGGCCAACACCATTTTTCCATGCAAACATGTATCTACATCTACAAGTTGAGCAG GTACATGATGAGAACTCAATAAGCAGGCAAAAACGAGCAGCTGCGCTACCAAATGGATCGAAAGATGAAATCTTGTCAATACTTGGAGACACAGAAGATACAAGATATCCAATTTACATGACAG GTCCAATGCTCCACACCCTATGCACGGCTATCATAGACCTGGATGAGCAGACACTATCGATCATTGAAGGCAATCCAAAGAAAGGAGAGGTTTCTCATGTCTTCTCCGTATCAAAAgaattcaatgtttcataa
- the LOC120016051 gene encoding uncharacterized protein LOC120016051 → MAAASFRWILQLHKDVPRAARFYSEGLDFTVNVCTLRWAELHSGPLKLALMHTPSDHVMQQGYSSLLSFTVSDINTTVTKLMALGAELDGPIKHEVHGKVAAMRCIDGHMLGLYEPV, encoded by the exons ATGGCAGCGGCGTCGTTTAGGTGGATACTACAGCTACACAAGGACGTACCAAGAGCGGCTCGGTTCTACTCAGAAGGGCTCGACTTCACAGTCAATGTGTGCACTCTTCGCTGGGCCGAACTCCACTCTGGCCCTCTCAAGCTCGCACTCATGCACACTCCCAG TGACCATGTTATGCAGCAGGGGTATTCTTCACTACTATCGTTCACAGTGTCTGATATCAACACTACAGTGACAAAACTAATGGCCTTAGGTGCTGAACTAGACGGCCCCATCAAGCACGAGGTCCATGGGAAG GTTGCAGCCATGCGATGTATTGATGGTCATATGCTGGGACTCTATGAACCTGTCTGA
- the LOC120016541 gene encoding cation/H(+) antiporter 18-like, whose protein sequence is MAALNATNGSSCPMPMKATSNGVFQGNNPLDYALPLAILQICLVVLLTRILAVVLRPLRQPRVIAEIVGGILLGPSALGRNKKFLNTVFPAKSITVLDTLANIGLLFFLFLVGLELDPKSLRRTGKRALAIAVAGISLPFVLGIGTSYVLRETVSKGVKEPPFLVFMGVALSITAFPVLARILAELKLLTTDIGRMAMSAAAVNDVAAWILLALAIALSGTGHSPLVSLWVLLCGSGFVIGCFFIFPPIFKWMNQRCPEGEPVDEIYVCATLTAVLAAGFVTDAIGIHALFGAFVVGVLVPKEGPFAGALVGKVEDLVSGLFLPLYFVSSGLKTDVATIRGGQSWGLLVLVISTACFGKVVGTVVVSLLCKLPFQEAVALGFLMNTKGLVELIVLNIGKDRKVLNDQTFAIMVLMAIFTTFITTPIVMAVYKPAKRASKPDYKYRTVERKDPNSQLRILACFHSMRNIPTIINLIEASRGIEKREGLCVYALHLLELSERPSAILMVHKARKNGLPFWNKLQLSSSSQIVVAFEAFRQLSHVSIRPMTCISPMHDMHEDICDSAESKKAAIIILPFHKHQRLDGALDTTRTEFRWVNKRVLENAPCSVGILVDRDLGGSVHISASNVSSVIVVLFFGGRDDREALAYGARMAEHPGITLTMVHFKASPEMEGEIVGVDIHDDSYASAAFTDNQFLAELKPNTLKDESIKFEERTVSSSAETIEVVKEFSRCNLFLVGRTPIGPVAANLNGNNGDCPELGPVGNLLTAPDFSTLASVLVVQQYTNRTSPRPSPIASGRVAEVPESPSQSG, encoded by the exons ATGGCAGCCTTGAATGCTACTAATGGGAGTTCATGTCCTATGCCCATGAAGGCTACTTCTAATGGGGTCTTTCAGGGGAATAATCCTCTTGATTATGCTCTGCCACTTGCCATCCTGCAGATATGCCTTGTGGTTTTGCTCACACGGATTCTTGCTGTTGTCCTAAGACCTTTGAGACAGCCTCGTGTGATTGCAGAGATCGTT GGAGGAATCTTACTTGGTCCATCAGCTTTGGGACGGAATAAAAAATTTCTGAATACAGTTTTCCCAGCGAAAAGTATAACAGTTTTGGACACTTTGGCAAATATTGGTCTCCTCTTCTTCCTGTTCCTTGTAGGTCTAGAGTTAGACCCCAAGTCCCTTCGTCGAACTGGAAAAAGGGCTCTTGCCATTGCCGTAGCAGGAATCAGCCTCCCCTTTGTCCTAGGAATTGGAACATCATATGTCCTTCGCGAAACTGTCTCCAAAGGTGTAAAAGAACCACCTTTCCTTGTCTTCATGGGGGTGGCTCTTTCTATTACTGCTTTTCCTGTATTGGCCCGCATTTTGGCTGAACTAAAGCTTTTAACAACTGATATTGGACGAATGGCAATGTCAGCAGCTGCAGTAAATGATGTGGCTGCATGGATTTTGCTTGCTCTTGCCATAGCCCTCTCTGGAACTGGCCATTCTCCGCTCGTTTCTTTGTGGGTGCTTTTATGTGGGAGTGGCTTTGTTATTggttgcttttttatttttccacctATTTTTAAATGGATGAATCAGCGTTGCCCTGAGGGTGAACCTGTGGATGAAATATATGTATGTGCTACTTTAACTGCTGTTTTGGCTGCCGGGTTTGTCACTGATGCAATTGGAATTCATGCCCTCTTTGGTGCATTTGTAGTCGGAGTTCTTGTTCCAAAAGAAGGGCCGTTTGCTGGTGCTCTTGTTGGAAAAGTTGAGGATCTTGTATCTggtctttttcttcctctgtaCTTTGTCTCAAGTGGCTTGAAGACTGATGTGGCCACAATTCGAGGTGGTCAGTCTTGGGGCCTTCTTGTTTTGGTCATATCCACGGCCTGCTTTGGTAAGGTTGTTGGGACTGTTGTTGTCTCCCTCTTATGCAAGTTACCTTTTCAGGAGGCTGTAGCTCTTGGCTTCCTAATGAATACTAAAGGTTTAGTGGAGCTCATCGTTCTGAACATTGGCAAAGACAGAAAG GTATTGAATGATCAAACATTTGCTATCATGGTTTTGATGGCTATTTTCACAACCTTTATCACAACACCTATTGTCATGGCAGTGTATAAGCCAGCTAAAAGGGCAAGTAAACCTGATTACAAATACAGGACAGTTGAgagaaaagacccgaattctcAGCTTCGTATTTTGGCTTGTTTCCATAGTATGAGGAATATCCCCACAATAATCAATCTCATCGAGGCTTCCAGAGGGATTGAGAAGAGGGAAGGATTGTGTGTCTATGCATTGCACCTTTTGGAGCTATCAGAGAGGCCATCCGCAATACTCATGGTTCACAAGGCAAGAAAGAACGGCTTACCCTTCTGGAATAAATTGCAGCTGTCAAGTAGTAGTCAAATTGTAGTTGCTTTTGAGGCTTTCCGGCAGCTGAGCCATGTATCAATTCGCCCAATGACATGCATCTCACCAATGCATGACATGCATGAGGACATCTGCGACAGTGCTGAAAGTAAAAAAGCAGCTATAATCATCCTCCCATTTCACAAGCACCAGAGATTGGATGGAGCATTGGATACGACTCGAACTGAATTTCGTTGGGTTAATAAGAGGGTTCTTGAGAACGCACCATGCTCAGTGGGGATTTTGGTGGACCGTGATCTCGGTGGAAGCGTCCATATTTCTGCAAGTAACGTTTCTTCTGTCATTGTGGTCCTATTCTTTGGAGGCCGTGATGACCGTGAAGCCCTTGCTTACGGGGCACGTATGGCAGAGCATCCTGGTATTACTCTGACCATGGTTCACTTCAAAGCAAGTCCTGAGATGGAAGGGGAAATCGTTGGAGTTGATATACACGATGACTCCTACGCTTCAGCAGCGTTCACTGACAATCAGTTTTTGGCTGAACTCAAGCCAAATACATTAAAAGACGAATCAATTAAGTTTGAAGAAAGAACAGTGAGCAGTTCTGCAGAAACCATAGAAGTAGTCAAGGAATTcagccgttgtaatctatttctTGTGGGTCGAACTCCTATTGGACCTGTGGCTGCAAACTTGAATGGAAACAATGGTGATTGTCCTGAACTGGGGCCAGTAGGTAATCTGTTGACAGCTCCAGATTTCTCAACTTTGGCTTCAGTTTTGGTGGTGCAGCAGTACACTAATCGAACATCTCCAAGACCCAGTCCAATCGCATCAGGAAGAGTCGCAGAAGTTCCCGAATCGCCTTCACAAAGTGGATAG